CTCTGCTTGTCGCCGTGGTCTTAGGATTGATCAATGCATTTATTCGCCCCATTTTGTTGGTTCTTACACTACCTATTAATATTCTTACGTTGGGGCTCTTTACGTTTGTAATTATGGGTCTGATGGTTTTACTTGCAAGTGCAATTGTCCCTGGATTTTATGTGAGTGGATTTTGGTGGTCGATTGCTTTTGCAATCATTTTAGCTTTTGCGAATAGCTTCTTGGGAGCACTGGTTCCTAGGTAATATTTATCTTGTTAAAGTTTTTATTTTCATTTATATGTTTGTCATCCCTGTGGGAAAATG
The window above is part of the Chlamydiales bacterium STE3 genome. Proteins encoded here:
- a CDS encoding hypothetical protein (Product derived from UniProtKB/Trembl:F8KY40;Uncharacterized protein SCO3922), producing the protein MGILITLILNTIAVFVTASILPGIRLDGWSSALLVAVVLGLINAFIRPILLVLTLPINILTLGLFTFVIMGLMVLLASAIVPGFYVSGFWWSIAFAIILAFANSFLGALVPR